One part of the Bacillota bacterium genome encodes these proteins:
- a CDS encoding branched-chain amino acid ABC transporter permease — translation MGYFESVFVLTGINIIAMLGVALMFGFTGLFTFGHAAFMGIGGYTCALLILRGNVPYYLALAGGVVAAVMCSLVIGYPTLRLKGDYFVVGSMGVGEIVARLIEAWDGLTGGSRGLPGIPFRSTLLLVGIIAVLCIVAVRNLLWSRHGFSFVAILENEMAAQTLGINVFKYKMIVFAISAGLAGLAGGLIGSYTTVLHPSMFGFQKSTELIIGVILGGVKSLTGSILAAFLVTLLPEVLRAVAEWRLVLYGATVIFIIIAKPKGLLGYREISPQSLCGFGRPRSVPGESAAPGAGAGEGGRS, via the coding sequence GTGGGTTACTTTGAATCCGTCTTCGTGCTAACAGGAATCAACATAATCGCCATGCTGGGCGTCGCCCTCATGTTCGGGTTCACGGGGCTTTTCACTTTCGGGCACGCGGCGTTCATGGGAATCGGCGGGTACACGTGCGCCCTCCTCATACTGCGCGGCAATGTCCCGTATTACCTGGCGCTCGCCGGCGGCGTCGTAGCAGCCGTGATGTGCAGCCTGGTTATCGGCTACCCGACGCTGAGGCTGAAGGGCGACTACTTCGTGGTCGGCTCGATGGGTGTGGGGGAGATAGTAGCGCGACTCATCGAGGCGTGGGACGGGCTGACCGGAGGCTCCCGCGGCCTCCCCGGCATCCCATTCAGGAGCACGTTGCTGCTGGTGGGGATCATCGCGGTGCTGTGCATCGTCGCCGTGCGCAACCTGCTGTGGTCGCGTCACGGATTCAGCTTCGTCGCCATCCTCGAGAACGAGATGGCCGCGCAGACGCTGGGCATAAACGTCTTCAAGTACAAGATGATCGTGTTCGCGATCAGCGCCGGACTGGCAGGACTGGCCGGTGGACTCATCGGGTCGTATACGACGGTGCTTCACCCGTCGATGTTCGGTTTCCAGAAGTCGACCGAGCTCATAATCGGCGTGATACTGGGAGGGGTTAAGAGCCTCACCGGCTCGATACTCGCCGCGTTCCTGGTCACGCTCCTCCCCGAGGTGCTCAGGGCGGTGGCCGAATGGCGACTCGTCCTGTACGGGGCGACGGTCATATTCATAATCATCGCGAAACCCAAGGGACTCCTCGGGTATCGCGAGATAAGCCCCCAGTCACTCTGCGGTTTCGGCCGGCCGAGGAGCGTGCCCGGCGAATCGGCCGCTCCAGGCGCCGGGGCCGGCGAAGGGGGGCGGTCGTGA
- a CDS encoding branched-chain amino acid ABC transporter permease — translation MFLQQLVNGLVVGSVYALAAVGYSMIYGVLGFSNFAHGELTMIAAFAAFFGVSLVNLPFFGSVAGGVLVAGCLAMLVEKVAYRPLRLRNAPKFYYFISACGVSTLLVNLTIVTIGAKFRSFPEEAVVETSLELGEIVISSIDLLTLVTALAGVVALELFLNYTRLGKAIRATAYDSDAAFLMGVNVDKICSYTFLLAGILAGFSGIFRGVKYTVHANMGLIILKAFITAIFGGLGSVPGAFLGAMLLGITETFVAGYVSTTYRDVFSFLLLIAVLLVRPTGLMGKPVDEKA, via the coding sequence ATGTTTCTTCAACAGCTGGTTAACGGACTTGTTGTGGGCTCTGTTTACGCTCTGGCTGCCGTCGGGTATTCGATGATATACGGCGTACTGGGTTTCAGCAACTTCGCTCACGGCGAGCTCACTATGATCGCTGCTTTTGCTGCGTTCTTCGGAGTAAGCCTGGTGAATCTCCCATTCTTCGGTTCGGTCGCCGGTGGCGTCCTCGTAGCCGGCTGCCTCGCGATGCTCGTCGAAAAGGTCGCCTACAGGCCGCTGAGGCTCCGGAACGCGCCCAAGTTCTACTACTTCATCAGCGCGTGCGGTGTCTCGACCCTCCTCGTGAACCTGACCATCGTCACTATCGGTGCCAAGTTCAGGTCTTTCCCCGAGGAAGCCGTGGTGGAGACCAGCCTCGAGCTGGGTGAGATTGTGATAAGCTCGATCGACCTGCTGACCCTGGTGACCGCACTTGCCGGGGTCGTCGCTCTCGAGTTGTTCCTGAACTATACCAGGCTGGGCAAGGCCATTCGCGCGACCGCGTACGACTCCGACGCCGCTTTCCTGATGGGAGTGAACGTCGACAAGATCTGTTCTTACACCTTCCTCCTTGCGGGGATCCTGGCCGGTTTCTCCGGGATATTCCGTGGCGTCAAGTACACGGTTCACGCCAACATGGGGCTCATCATTCTCAAGGCATTCATAACCGCCATTTTCGGCGGACTCGGCAGCGTCCCCGGCGCCTTCCTGGGGGCGATGCTTCTCGGCATTACGGAAACCTTCGTCGCGGGGTACGTCTCGACCACGTACCGCGACGTTTTCTCATTCCTGCTGCTCATTGCGGTGCTCCTCGTCCGTCCCACGGGGCTGATGGGGAAGCCGGTTGACGAGAAGGCGTAG
- a CDS encoding ABC transporter substrate-binding protein — protein MKKVIALIATLVIIVSLAGCGGQPAQKPAEPAKPAPAPAPQPAQPKDDVIKIGYTGPLSGDAAAWGQQEKMGITLAEEEINAKGGVLGKKIQVVQYDDRGDKVEVVNVVRRLINQDNVVAIVGENMSSMSLAMAPVVEEAKVAAISTMAIHPSVTQPAPDQVRKYFFRVSFTSPVEGGGVAWAAGEKLKAKKVAVIYDVSQDYSKTLLGVFKEKFPKWGGQIVAEETIKGGEEDFKAILTRVKAKNPDLIALTIYYKEAALIIKQARDLGIKAPFVGGGGLDSDDFVKIGGKATEGTYIVTHWSPEDPSPKNQEFRKAFKAKWNVEPDCNAAAAYDALYIIVDSIKRAGKADREAVRDQIEATRDFPAVTGAITFDPKTHNPKLHPVLLQVKDGKFAFIEATKE, from the coding sequence GTGAAGAAGGTTATAGCGCTCATAGCGACGCTGGTAATCATCGTGTCGCTGGCGGGTTGCGGTGGCCAGCCGGCCCAGAAACCGGCCGAGCCGGCGAAACCCGCACCGGCGCCGGCGCCGCAGCCTGCCCAGCCGAAGGACGACGTAATCAAGATCGGGTACACCGGCCCGCTTTCCGGTGATGCAGCTGCCTGGGGACAGCAGGAGAAGATGGGTATCACCCTCGCTGAAGAGGAGATCAACGCGAAGGGTGGCGTCCTCGGCAAGAAGATCCAGGTCGTCCAGTACGACGACAGGGGCGACAAGGTCGAAGTAGTGAACGTCGTCCGCAGGCTGATCAACCAGGACAACGTGGTCGCGATCGTGGGCGAGAACATGAGCTCCATGAGCCTCGCCATGGCCCCGGTAGTCGAGGAGGCCAAGGTAGCGGCAATCAGCACCATGGCCATCCACCCGTCGGTGACGCAGCCTGCTCCGGACCAGGTACGGAAGTACTTCTTCAGGGTTTCGTTCACCTCGCCCGTTGAGGGCGGCGGCGTGGCGTGGGCGGCCGGCGAGAAGCTTAAGGCCAAGAAGGTCGCCGTGATCTACGACGTCAGCCAGGACTACTCCAAGACGCTCCTCGGAGTATTCAAAGAGAAGTTCCCGAAGTGGGGCGGCCAGATCGTTGCTGAGGAGACCATCAAGGGCGGCGAAGAGGACTTCAAGGCCATCCTTACCAGGGTAAAGGCCAAGAACCCCGACCTGATCGCTCTCACCATCTACTATAAGGAAGCCGCGCTCATCATCAAGCAGGCGCGCGACCTCGGTATCAAGGCGCCCTTCGTCGGCGGTGGCGGGCTTGACTCCGACGACTTCGTCAAGATAGGCGGCAAGGCCACCGAGGGCACCTACATCGTGACCCACTGGTCGCCCGAGGATCCCTCGCCCAAGAACCAGGAGTTCCGCAAGGCGTTCAAGGCGAAGTGGAACGTGGAGCCGGACTGCAACGCGGCGGCTGCGTACGACGCCCTCTACATCATCGTGGACTCCATCAAGAGGGCTGGCAAGGCCGACAGGGAGGCTGTCAGGGACCAGATCGAGGCCACCAGGGACTTCCCGGCGGTGACCGGCGCCATCACGTTCGATCCCAAGACGCATAACCCGAAGCTCCATCCAGTGCTCCTCCAGGTCAAGGACGGCAAGTTCGCCTTCATCGAGGCGACGAAGGAGTAA
- the larA gene encoding nickel-dependent lactate racemase — MTLPYGSGSVKARIPAGRLLFDGKMKDLAPVGNPREAIRRKLDNPTGCAALRDLVSAGDKVLILIEDNTRNTPLKMMLPVLLDYLEGCGVASKHIELLTAPGTHRVMTSQEIVDKVGQVVVDRVKISQHDFRDKTQMVDLGVVEVGPSKIPVHVNRKALEADFVIGTGNIVPHSDAGFSGGAKIVQPGICGFATTAATHVAAALLDEIPLGVMDNPCRAGMEEVARRVGLAFIVNTVLNHRGEIVGVVAGDFVKAQREGAAIATEAYGVDVPEPADIVIVSSFPCDIDYWQAEKGLISAYFAVKKGGCIIFVTPCPEGLEHNHPRLRDWLKLGYREACCLARSTSPGDETNDLVAADLGICNSRIREKASVLLVSDGLTGEDSAVLGYTKVEDLQEAVDTALRRVPGGTIGVLPMGGVCLPVLEGVGSRTSKDNRDNRIKSAAISKESS, encoded by the coding sequence ATAACGCTACCTTACGGATCGGGTTCCGTGAAGGCCCGGATCCCGGCGGGCCGGCTTCTTTTCGACGGCAAGATGAAGGACCTGGCCCCGGTAGGTAATCCCAGGGAAGCCATCAGGCGGAAGCTGGACAACCCCACCGGTTGCGCGGCTCTGAGGGACCTTGTTTCGGCCGGGGACAAGGTGCTCATCCTCATCGAGGACAATACGCGCAACACCCCTCTCAAGATGATGCTGCCGGTGCTGCTCGATTACCTCGAGGGCTGCGGCGTTGCGTCGAAGCACATAGAGCTCCTGACCGCCCCGGGCACTCACAGGGTGATGACCAGCCAGGAGATCGTGGACAAGGTCGGACAAGTGGTCGTGGACAGGGTGAAGATATCCCAGCACGACTTCAGGGACAAAACCCAGATGGTCGACCTTGGCGTCGTCGAGGTCGGGCCGAGCAAGATACCCGTCCACGTGAACAGGAAAGCGCTCGAGGCCGACTTCGTCATCGGCACGGGTAACATCGTCCCGCACTCCGACGCTGGATTCTCGGGCGGGGCGAAGATCGTGCAGCCCGGGATATGCGGGTTCGCGACGACCGCCGCGACCCACGTCGCCGCGGCGCTGCTGGACGAGATCCCGCTCGGGGTCATGGACAACCCGTGCAGGGCCGGCATGGAAGAAGTGGCGCGGAGGGTTGGGCTCGCGTTCATCGTCAACACCGTGCTGAATCACCGCGGCGAAATAGTCGGCGTCGTCGCCGGCGACTTCGTGAAGGCGCAGCGTGAGGGCGCCGCTATCGCCACCGAGGCCTATGGGGTTGACGTGCCGGAGCCGGCCGACATCGTGATCGTGAGTTCCTTCCCGTGCGACATCGACTACTGGCAGGCCGAGAAGGGCCTCATTTCAGCGTACTTCGCGGTGAAGAAGGGCGGCTGCATCATTTTTGTGACCCCCTGCCCGGAGGGCCTCGAGCACAACCACCCGCGGTTGAGGGACTGGCTGAAACTGGGTTACCGCGAGGCGTGTTGCCTCGCGAGGAGCACCTCGCCCGGTGACGAGACTAACGATCTTGTGGCCGCCGACCTCGGTATCTGCAACTCGAGGATTCGGGAGAAAGCCAGCGTACTACTCGTTTCGGACGGGCTCACCGGTGAGGACAGCGCAGTCCTTGGTTACACGAAGGTCGAAGACCTGCAGGAAGCGGTGGACACCGCTCTGCGACGGGTCCCCGGCGGGACGATAGGCGTCTTGCCGATGGGCGGTGTTTGCCTGCCGGTACTTGAAGGAGTCGGGTCGCGGACGTCGAAAGACAATCGGGACAACCGAATCAAGTCAGCAGCTATCAGTAAAGAGAGTTCCTGA
- a CDS encoding DUF126 domain-containing protein, which produces MPGKQFMCRRISAGKAEGEVMISRDAVCFYLVAPETGIVKEKNHSLEGSSVAGKILVMPSGKGSSVVQADGLYKLMKHDKAPKAMVIEHPDTVLVSSAIVMEIPAVYRVDRGFYENLKDGQKVTVDADNEIVTLE; this is translated from the coding sequence ATGCCCGGTAAGCAGTTCATGTGCCGTCGCATATCGGCAGGCAAGGCCGAAGGCGAGGTCATGATTTCCCGCGACGCTGTCTGCTTCTACCTCGTAGCACCTGAGACAGGCATCGTCAAAGAAAAGAATCATTCACTGGAAGGCAGCAGCGTCGCGGGGAAAATCCTTGTCATGCCGTCGGGCAAGGGTAGCTCGGTCGTGCAGGCTGACGGGTTGTACAAGCTCATGAAGCACGACAAGGCCCCGAAGGCGATGGTCATCGAGCACCCCGATACCGTGCTCGTGTCGAGCGCCATCGTCATGGAGATACCGGCCGTGTACAGGGTGGACCGCGGGTTCTACGAAAACCTGAAAGACGGGCAGAAGGTGACCGTGGACGCAGACAACGAGATTGTGACGCTCGAGTAG
- a CDS encoding DUF521 domain-containing protein, whose product MNLSAYEKDMLDGKYGEGTALAMKIQVAVGNVFEARRMVPITRAHVALSAQDADLWFVEKLLNKGARCKVSPTVNPSIDCAYLSEHLFEIPKEGWDIVTATDEAYRKIGATLTFDCTPYLGQNVPAYGEVVAFSESSATPYVNSVIGARSNRESSQSALCAAITGLVPEYGLLLDENRKGEILVEVEARVKDDFDYQLLGWSYPLKYKGLEIPVFTGIKERPTPEGFMNFGAQLNTSGAVPMYHIAGITPEAPTLEAAFGGRKPKERIVITDEDLDHVRHLIMGEPGKIDFAMFGCPHLTLNQVAEIARTLEGKRLAVDFWALTSSTTKELARRMGYLSTIQRAGGHIVSDTCIDVPPCWQPYYGKTGVTDSPKCAYYNEIRDIKFIIRPLKEAVEAAIKGEVSR is encoded by the coding sequence GTGAATCTTTCCGCCTACGAGAAAGACATGCTGGACGGCAAGTACGGCGAGGGCACGGCCCTGGCCATGAAGATCCAGGTAGCCGTGGGGAATGTGTTCGAGGCGCGGCGGATGGTGCCGATAACCAGGGCGCACGTGGCGCTGAGCGCGCAGGACGCCGACCTCTGGTTCGTCGAGAAACTCCTGAACAAGGGCGCGCGGTGCAAGGTATCCCCGACTGTCAACCCGAGCATCGACTGCGCGTACCTCAGCGAGCACCTGTTCGAAATCCCCAAAGAGGGCTGGGACATCGTCACGGCCACTGACGAGGCCTACAGGAAGATCGGCGCGACCCTCACTTTCGACTGTACCCCATACCTCGGCCAGAACGTGCCGGCGTATGGCGAAGTGGTAGCGTTCTCGGAATCGAGCGCAACGCCATACGTCAATTCAGTTATAGGGGCGAGGTCCAACAGGGAATCGTCCCAGAGCGCGCTGTGCGCGGCGATAACCGGACTCGTGCCCGAATACGGGTTGCTTCTCGACGAAAACCGCAAGGGCGAGATACTCGTCGAGGTCGAGGCCCGCGTGAAGGACGACTTCGACTACCAGCTGCTGGGGTGGAGCTACCCCCTCAAGTACAAGGGCCTCGAGATCCCCGTGTTCACCGGAATCAAGGAGAGACCAACCCCCGAGGGATTCATGAACTTCGGCGCCCAGCTCAACACGTCGGGCGCCGTCCCAATGTACCACATCGCAGGCATAACCCCGGAAGCACCCACTCTGGAGGCCGCCTTCGGCGGGAGGAAGCCGAAGGAGCGGATAGTGATCACGGATGAGGATCTTGACCACGTCCGCCACCTGATAATGGGCGAACCAGGCAAGATCGACTTCGCGATGTTCGGGTGCCCGCACCTCACGCTCAACCAGGTCGCCGAAATAGCGCGGACCCTCGAAGGAAAGCGGCTCGCGGTCGACTTCTGGGCGCTGACCAGCTCGACCACAAAAGAGCTCGCGCGGCGGATGGGATACCTCAGCACGATCCAGCGAGCCGGGGGCCACATCGTGTCGGACACCTGCATCGATGTCCCGCCGTGCTGGCAGCCATATTACGGTAAGACCGGCGTGACCGACTCGCCGAAGTGCGCCTATTACAACGAGATCAGGGACATCAAGTTCATCATCAGGCCCCTTAAGGAGGCCGTTGAGGCCGCTATCAAAGGGGAGGTGTCGCGATAA
- the ftcD gene encoding glutamate formimidoyltransferase, with the protein MRVLMCVPNISEGRNREMVEAVVDQVRTTAGAKLLDYSSDEDHNRSVITYLGAPEAVLEATKKLADKTFEIIDMTKHSGAHPRMGALDVVPFIPIRDVETAEAVEISRVFGKFVGAKGIPVYYYEDAATRPERQSLVNVRKGQYEGLRDKLCDPNWKPDEGPAEFNARTGAVITGARFPLVAFNVNLRTDDLSIAERIARAVRHINGGYRYVRAMGLSLEDKGMVQVSMNLIDYRKTPIPRVMETIRSEAARYGVLVAGAELVGPVPLMALDEVVKHYLQVHDFNMGQIIENTLID; encoded by the coding sequence ATGAGAGTCCTGATGTGCGTTCCAAACATCAGTGAGGGCAGGAACCGCGAAATGGTCGAGGCCGTGGTGGACCAGGTGCGGACGACCGCCGGCGCCAAGCTGCTCGACTACTCGTCGGACGAGGACCACAACCGCTCGGTCATCACGTACCTTGGGGCTCCGGAAGCGGTGCTCGAGGCCACAAAGAAGCTCGCAGACAAGACGTTCGAGATCATCGACATGACGAAGCACAGCGGCGCCCACCCCAGGATGGGGGCGCTCGACGTCGTTCCTTTCATACCCATCCGCGATGTCGAGACCGCGGAAGCGGTCGAGATCTCGCGGGTGTTCGGCAAGTTCGTGGGCGCGAAGGGTATCCCTGTCTACTACTACGAGGACGCGGCGACGCGACCCGAGCGCCAGAGCCTTGTCAACGTGCGCAAGGGCCAGTACGAGGGTCTCCGCGACAAGCTCTGCGACCCGAACTGGAAGCCCGACGAGGGCCCCGCTGAGTTCAACGCCAGGACGGGCGCGGTGATCACGGGCGCTAGATTCCCGCTCGTGGCCTTCAACGTCAACCTCAGGACGGACGACCTTTCCATCGCGGAGAGGATCGCCAGGGCAGTCAGGCACATAAACGGCGGGTACCGGTACGTCCGGGCGATGGGGCTCTCCCTCGAGGATAAGGGGATGGTCCAGGTGTCGATGAACCTCATCGACTACCGCAAGACCCCCATTCCCCGGGTCATGGAGACCATCAGGTCGGAGGCCGCGCGCTACGGGGTGCTGGTAGCGGGCGCGGAGCTCGTCGGCCCGGTCCCGCTCATGGCGCTTGACGAGGTCGTCAAGCACTACCTGCAGGTACACGATTTCAACATGGGCCAGATCATAGAGAACACGTTGATCGACTGA
- a CDS encoding cyclodeaminase/cyclohydrolase family protein codes for MTRYDVMDRILDPSDKTIGGGSASAFAGGMAAGLVGMVAGLSRGRPDSALSDGEYDAVVSAAVELRDALLTGAVKDAEAFSRVADAYKLPKSTDEEKQARSRAIQAALVNATEVPRDNAVSCLKVLDLYRRLKGKSNPNAASDLEVARLLATTGVTGCVFNVRINLDSLKDPAAKARFEAEADSFLKTAAGFAGLEVGGGV; via the coding sequence TTGACCAGGTATGACGTAATGGACAGAATCCTCGATCCGTCGGACAAGACGATCGGAGGGGGTTCGGCATCCGCATTCGCCGGCGGTATGGCCGCCGGACTGGTGGGGATGGTGGCCGGCCTGTCCAGGGGACGCCCTGACAGCGCGTTGAGCGACGGGGAATATGACGCCGTTGTTTCCGCGGCGGTCGAGCTACGGGATGCCCTGTTGACGGGCGCGGTGAAGGATGCCGAGGCATTCAGCAGGGTGGCCGACGCCTACAAGCTCCCGAAGTCCACCGATGAGGAGAAACAGGCCAGGAGCAGGGCGATCCAGGCCGCCCTGGTCAACGCCACGGAGGTCCCGCGCGACAACGCGGTCTCCTGCTTGAAGGTGCTGGACCTGTACAGGCGGTTGAAGGGGAAGTCCAACCCGAATGCCGCATCCGACCTCGAGGTCGCGCGGCTTCTGGCAACGACGGGTGTAACAGGCTGTGTGTTTAACGTAAGGATTAACCTCGATTCACTGAAGGACCCCGCAGCAAAGGCCCGGTTTGAGGCCGAGGCTGATTCGTTTCTGAAAACGGCTGCCGGCTTTGCCGGCCTGGAAGTCGGAGGTGGCGTATGA
- a CDS encoding imidazolonepropionase → MGDRRQKPEASVVITGASEIITCTENARDLIGRIENGCVAIAGDRIVAAGAREEVNRAVDTSGAAVIDATGKVVAPGFVDCHTHLVFGGSRVREYAARMTTDDPADLQWMGIETGIMVSVKMTRQASEEELFTSARARLLRMLAAGTTTLESKSGYGLTTVDEIKMLRVNARLGKETPVDIVSTFLGAHGWPPDVSREMYIDMLIGEMIPWVAGIGVATFCDVWCDDGHFTTADSERILEAAAGAGLRPKIHTDAYSYIGGSDLAADMRMASADHLNYTPPEALGKLAGSGVPGVLLPGIDFAVRHPRPVNARAVVDAGVTVALATNLCPGGWTESMQLVMALACRNHRLSPAEALRAATLGGAKALGLESDRGSLEPGKLADIQVWDVPSYEHVIYRLGGNVVDKVIKRGKVVVEGGRVIVNGDGGTH, encoded by the coding sequence ATGGGGGACAGGCGACAGAAACCGGAGGCAAGCGTCGTAATTACCGGCGCATCCGAGATAATCACCTGCACGGAGAATGCCCGCGACCTGATCGGGAGGATAGAGAACGGCTGCGTGGCGATCGCGGGTGACCGTATCGTCGCAGCAGGCGCGCGAGAGGAAGTAAACCGCGCCGTGGATACGAGTGGCGCCGCCGTCATCGACGCCACGGGCAAGGTCGTGGCGCCGGGCTTCGTGGATTGCCACACCCACCTGGTGTTCGGTGGGTCACGGGTCCGCGAGTACGCGGCGAGGATGACGACCGACGACCCTGCCGATCTCCAGTGGATGGGGATCGAGACAGGGATAATGGTCTCCGTGAAGATGACGAGGCAGGCGAGCGAGGAAGAACTCTTCACCTCCGCGAGGGCGCGGCTCCTCAGGATGCTCGCCGCTGGGACCACCACGCTGGAAAGTAAGAGCGGCTACGGCCTCACCACCGTAGATGAGATAAAGATGCTCCGCGTCAACGCGCGGCTTGGCAAGGAAACCCCGGTGGACATCGTCAGCACGTTCCTGGGGGCCCATGGGTGGCCGCCGGACGTGTCCCGCGAGATGTACATCGATATGCTGATAGGCGAGATGATCCCCTGGGTGGCGGGCATCGGGGTCGCCACCTTCTGTGACGTGTGGTGCGACGACGGCCACTTCACCACCGCGGACTCCGAGCGCATCCTCGAGGCGGCGGCCGGCGCCGGGCTGCGCCCCAAGATCCACACGGACGCCTATTCGTACATCGGCGGTTCTGACCTCGCGGCGGACATGCGAATGGCGTCCGCGGACCACCTCAACTACACGCCACCCGAGGCCCTCGGGAAACTGGCCGGATCGGGAGTCCCGGGCGTGCTGCTGCCCGGAATAGACTTCGCGGTACGTCATCCGCGACCGGTGAATGCGCGCGCGGTCGTTGACGCGGGGGTGACGGTCGCCCTCGCCACGAACCTGTGCCCGGGCGGGTGGACCGAGTCCATGCAGCTCGTGATGGCGCTGGCGTGCAGGAATCACCGCCTGTCGCCGGCGGAAGCGTTGCGGGCCGCTACGCTCGGTGGCGCTAAGGCGCTCGGCCTCGAGTCCGACCGCGGTTCGCTCGAACCCGGGAAGCTGGCGGACATCCAGGTTTGGGACGTCCCTTCGTACGAGCACGTGATATACCGCCTCGGCGGAAACGTGGTCGACAAGGTGATCAAGCGGGGGAAGGTTGTCGTTGAAGGGGGCAGGGTTATTGTTAATGGGGATGGTGGTACGCATTGA
- a CDS encoding urocanate hydratase, producing MVAKPEILYSVKAQRGKTLRCKGWRQESILRMLENNMENAEKPEELVIYGGIGKCARNWESYHAIVDALKNLEDDETLVVQSGMPVAIFKTHKYAPEVVMANTNIMKATWPIFYDLQDKNLTMFAQYTAGPWEYIGTQGVIQGTFETLSAIARLHYNDSLVGKIYMTAGAGGMGGNQTRAMTMHGGVCLLCDADEKIIKRRIEKKFIDVLAPSLDEAIAMAKKYAAEKKPLGIAVVGNSADIFEQAFAKGFMPDIMSSMTPAHDPISYIPSGYTPDQAAELRAKDRLLYLKKARETMIRELTMLNKYLDKGVHSFEYGNSIRKEARDAGMAEKEAMKIPGFVQAYIRPLFCEGRGPFRWTCLSGEASDLAKIDEMILNKFEDDILVTRWISLAKKHIPIEALPARICYMGFGQRKEFALEVNEMIRRGELAGPVAFSRDNLDSGSIVNPTFESENMKDGSDLISDWPYLNGLLNAVGMADLVAIQANYSMGEAVHTGVTMIADGTEEAKFRLSVCMTTDSGIGVVRHAQAGYETARDVAMGKGKLTKESIKIPLWWSPRATFGPKDLEK from the coding sequence ATAGTGGCGAAGCCCGAGATCCTGTATTCGGTCAAGGCGCAACGCGGTAAGACCCTCCGGTGCAAGGGCTGGAGGCAGGAAAGTATTCTCCGCATGCTCGAGAACAACATGGAGAACGCGGAGAAGCCGGAAGAGCTGGTAATCTACGGTGGCATCGGGAAGTGCGCCCGGAACTGGGAGTCGTATCACGCGATCGTCGACGCCCTGAAGAACCTCGAAGACGATGAGACACTCGTGGTCCAGTCCGGCATGCCGGTCGCCATTTTCAAGACCCACAAGTACGCGCCCGAAGTAGTCATGGCCAACACCAACATCATGAAGGCGACTTGGCCGATATTCTACGACCTGCAGGACAAGAACCTCACGATGTTCGCGCAGTACACCGCCGGCCCGTGGGAGTATATCGGGACGCAGGGCGTAATCCAGGGGACGTTCGAGACCCTCTCGGCTATTGCTCGCCTGCACTATAACGACTCGCTGGTCGGCAAGATCTACATGACGGCCGGCGCCGGTGGAATGGGCGGCAACCAGACCAGGGCCATGACAATGCACGGTGGCGTCTGCCTCTTGTGCGACGCGGATGAGAAGATAATCAAGCGCAGGATCGAGAAGAAGTTCATAGATGTGCTCGCTCCGTCGCTCGACGAGGCCATAGCGATGGCGAAGAAGTACGCCGCCGAAAAGAAGCCACTCGGCATCGCGGTGGTCGGCAACTCGGCTGACATATTCGAGCAGGCATTCGCGAAGGGCTTCATGCCCGACATCATGTCATCCATGACGCCGGCCCACGACCCAATTTCCTACATTCCGTCCGGCTACACCCCGGATCAGGCTGCCGAGCTGAGGGCGAAAGACCGCCTGCTGTACTTGAAGAAAGCCCGCGAGACCATGATCCGCGAGCTCACCATGCTCAACAAATACCTGGATAAGGGCGTGCATTCGTTCGAATACGGCAACAGCATCCGCAAGGAGGCCCGCGACGCCGGAATGGCCGAGAAAGAAGCCATGAAGATCCCCGGGTTCGTCCAGGCGTACATCAGGCCGCTGTTCTGCGAAGGCCGTGGGCCCTTCAGGTGGACCTGCCTCTCGGGTGAGGCGAGCGACCTGGCGAAGATCGACGAGATGATACTCAACAAGTTCGAGGATGACATCCTGGTGACCAGGTGGATCAGCCTTGCGAAGAAGCACATCCCGATCGAGGCCCTGCCCGCCCGCATCTGCTATATGGGGTTCGGCCAGCGTAAGGAATTCGCGCTCGAGGTCAACGAGATGATCCGTCGCGGCGAGCTCGCCGGCCCGGTCGCGTTCTCGCGCGATAACCTCGACTCCGGCTCGATAGTGAACCCGACGTTTGAATCGGAGAACATGAAGGACGGCAGCGACCTGATCTCTGATTGGCCGTACCTGAACGGCCTGCTCAACGCGGTGGGTATGGCCGACCTGGTCGCCATCCAGGCCAATTACTCGATGGGCGAGGCAGTGCACACCGGCGTCACCATGATCGCCGACGGCACGGAAGAAGCGAAATTCCGTCTCTCGGTGTGCATGACCACCGACTCAGGCATCGGTGTGGTCCGCCACGCCCAGGCCGGGTACGAGACCGCGCGCGACGTCGCGATGGGCAAAGGTAAGTTGACGAAGGAGAGCATCAAGATACCTCTCTGGTGGAGCCCCAGGGCCACCTTTGGGCCGAAGGACCTGGAGAAGTAG